Proteins encoded in a region of the Pseudomonas viciae genome:
- the glnE gene encoding bifunctional [glutamate--ammonia ligase]-adenylyl-L-tyrosine phosphorylase/[glutamate--ammonia-ligase] adenylyltransferase translates to MSLPSLAEIPAILQSLVSRAEQSFRAVVALLGDDHGLSAWTPERWDAFKRVAAASDFVSEQSLRDPVMLLELVRSGELDRSLAPGEMCAQIGAAVQAAETEDELGRVLRRQRTRQQVRIIWRDLTRQADLVQTCRDLSDMADTCIDQAYQWLYQRLSQQFGVPTGRRSGEPQQMVILGMGKLGAVELNLSSDIDLIFAYPEGGETVGVKRPLDNQEFFIRVGQRLIKALDPMTVDGFVFRVDMRLRPYGSAGALVLSFNALEQYYQDQGRDWERYAMIKARVVAGDQVAGAQLLDMLRPFVYRRYLDFSAIEALRTMKQLIQQEVRRKGMADNIKLGSGGIREVEFIAQAFQLIHGGRDLSLQQRPLLKVLGTLEGQGYLPAKVIDELRQGYEFLRYTEHAIQAIADRQTQMLPDSPQDQARIAFMLGFADWTAFHAQLMHWRGRVAWHFGQVIADPDEDEGSESEVVVGGEWLPLWEDSQDEEAACRQLEAGGFVDAPKALKALAALRGSPQLRAMQRLGRERLDAFIPRLLAQAVEHANPDLVLERVLPLVEAVARRSAYLVLLTENPGALRRLLTLCAASPWIAEQITRFPLLLDELLNEGRLFKPPLAPELAAELRERLTRIPEDDLEQQMEALRHFKLAHRLRVAASEIAGSLPLMKVSDYLTWLAEAILEQVLALAWRQTAAKHGVPLRTDGSLCDPGFIIVGYGKVGGLELGHGSDLDLVFIHDGDPQAETDGPKPIDGAQFFTRLGQRIIHLLTAQTNSGQLYEVDMRLRPSGASGLLVSSLGAFARYQENEAWTWEHQALVRARVLVGSQDVGQAFEKVRAQVLGRKRDLPTLRQEVSEMRAKMRDNLGSKATAAGTAPNAFEATAPFDLKQDAGGIVDIEFMVQYAALAWSEEHPSLLRYTDNIRILEGLQEVGLMPVEDATLLREAYKAYRSAAHRQALQKDAGVITGDQFVDERQQVLRIWRELGLS, encoded by the coding sequence ATGAGCCTGCCCTCGCTTGCCGAAATTCCGGCCATTCTCCAGTCATTGGTCAGCCGTGCCGAGCAGTCGTTCCGCGCGGTGGTCGCGTTGCTGGGTGACGACCACGGCCTGTCGGCCTGGACCCCCGAGCGCTGGGACGCGTTCAAGCGCGTTGCCGCTGCCAGCGACTTTGTCAGCGAGCAGAGTCTACGTGACCCCGTGATGCTCTTGGAACTGGTGCGCAGCGGCGAACTGGACCGCAGCCTGGCCCCTGGTGAAATGTGCGCGCAGATCGGTGCCGCGGTGCAAGCCGCCGAGACCGAAGATGAACTGGGCCGCGTCCTGCGCCGCCAGCGCACCCGCCAGCAGGTGCGGATCATCTGGCGTGACCTGACCCGCCAGGCCGATCTGGTCCAGACCTGCCGCGACCTTTCGGACATGGCCGACACCTGCATCGACCAGGCTTACCAATGGCTATATCAGCGCCTCAGCCAACAATTTGGCGTACCCACCGGGCGGCGTAGCGGCGAGCCGCAGCAGATGGTCATCCTGGGCATGGGCAAGCTCGGTGCGGTGGAGCTGAACCTTTCGTCGGACATCGACCTGATTTTTGCCTACCCCGAGGGCGGCGAAACCGTCGGCGTGAAACGACCGCTGGATAACCAGGAGTTTTTCATCCGCGTTGGCCAGCGCCTGATCAAGGCCCTGGACCCGATGACTGTCGATGGCTTCGTGTTCCGCGTCGACATGCGTCTGCGCCCCTATGGTTCGGCCGGTGCGTTGGTGCTGAGCTTCAACGCGCTGGAGCAGTATTACCAGGATCAGGGCCGCGACTGGGAACGCTACGCCATGATCAAGGCGCGGGTGGTGGCAGGCGACCAGGTGGCGGGTGCGCAGTTGCTCGACATGTTGCGCCCGTTCGTTTATCGGCGTTACCTGGATTTTTCCGCCATCGAAGCGCTGCGCACCATGAAGCAGCTGATTCAGCAGGAAGTGCGGCGCAAGGGTATGGCCGACAACATCAAGCTGGGCTCGGGCGGCATTCGCGAGGTGGAGTTCATTGCCCAGGCGTTTCAACTGATCCACGGCGGACGCGACTTGAGCTTGCAGCAACGGCCGTTGCTCAAAGTGTTGGGCACCTTGGAAGGCCAGGGCTATCTGCCGGCCAAGGTGATCGACGAGTTGCGCCAGGGCTATGAATTCCTGCGTTATACCGAACACGCGATCCAGGCCATTGCCGACCGTCAGACCCAGATGCTGCCGGACAGCCCGCAGGACCAGGCGCGCATTGCGTTCATGTTGGGTTTTGCCGACTGGACGGCCTTCCATGCGCAATTGATGCACTGGCGCGGGCGTGTGGCCTGGCATTTCGGCCAGGTTATCGCTGATCCGGATGAAGACGAGGGTAGCGAAAGCGAAGTGGTGGTCGGCGGCGAATGGTTGCCGTTGTGGGAAGACAGCCAGGATGAAGAGGCGGCGTGTCGCCAGTTGGAGGCGGGCGGTTTTGTCGATGCGCCCAAAGCCCTCAAGGCCCTGGCCGCTCTGCGCGGCAGCCCGCAATTGCGCGCGATGCAGCGCCTGGGGCGCGAGCGCCTGGATGCGTTCATTCCACGCCTGTTGGCCCAGGCCGTTGAACATGCCAACCCGGACCTGGTGCTTGAGCGGGTGCTGCCGCTGGTGGAAGCGGTGGCCCGTCGTTCGGCCTACCTGGTGCTACTGACGGAAAACCCCGGGGCCCTGCGGCGCTTGCTGACGCTGTGTGCGGCGAGCCCGTGGATCGCCGAGCAGATCACGCGTTTCCCACTGTTGCTCGATGAACTGCTCAACGAGGGGCGTTTGTTCAAGCCGCCCCTGGCGCCGGAGCTGGCAGCGGAGTTGCGTGAGCGTCTGACGCGGATCCCCGAGGATGACCTGGAGCAGCAGATGGAGGCGCTGCGGCATTTCAAGCTGGCGCACCGTCTGCGGGTGGCAGCCTCGGAAATCGCCGGCAGCCTGCCATTGATGAAAGTCAGCGACTACCTGACCTGGCTGGCCGAGGCGATCCTCGAGCAAGTACTGGCTCTGGCCTGGCGCCAGACGGCGGCCAAACACGGCGTGCCACTGCGCACCGACGGCAGCCTGTGCGATCCGGGCTTCATTATTGTCGGTTATGGGAAAGTCGGCGGCCTGGAATTGGGGCATGGTTCCGACCTGGACCTGGTGTTCATCCACGATGGCGATCCCCAGGCGGAAACCGATGGGCCGAAACCTATCGATGGCGCGCAGTTCTTCACCCGGCTCGGCCAGCGGATCATTCACTTGCTGACGGCCCAGACCAACTCCGGACAGCTGTACGAAGTGGACATGCGCCTGCGACCTTCCGGAGCGTCGGGGTTGCTGGTCAGTTCCCTGGGGGCGTTTGCCCGTTACCAGGAGAACGAAGCCTGGACCTGGGAACATCAGGCGTTGGTGCGGGCCCGTGTTCTGGTGGGCAGCCAGGACGTGGGCCAGGCGTTCGAGAAGGTCCGCGCCCAGGTGCTGGGACGCAAGCGTGACTTGCCGACGCTGCGCCAGGAGGTCAGCGAGATGCGCGCCAAGATGCGCGATAACCTCGGCAGCAAGGCCACCGCCGCCGGGACCGCGCCGAATGCCTTCGAGGCCACGGCACCCTTCGACCTCAAGCAGGACGCCGGAGGTATCGTCGATATTGAATTTATGGTGCAATACGCGGCCCTGGCGTGGTCCGAGGAACACCCGTCGCTGCTGCGCTACACCGATAACATCCGCATCCTGGAAGGGTTGCAGGAGGTTGGCTTGATGCCGGTAGAAGACGCCACCCTGTTGCGCGAGGCCTATAAAGCCTACCGCTCCGCCGCTCACCGCCAGGCCTTGCAGAAAGATGCCGGGGTGATTACCGGCGACCAGTTCGTGGATGAGCGCCAGCAGGTGCTGCGGATCTGGCGTGAGCTGGGGCTGAGCTGA
- the waaF gene encoding lipopolysaccharide heptosyltransferase II: MNILIVGPSWVGDMVMAQTLFQCLKQRHPQCEIDVLAPEWSRPILERMPQVRKALSFPLGHGVLELATRRRIGKSLAGQYDQAILLPNSLKSALVPFFAGIPKRTGWRGEFRYGLLNDVRTLDKDRYPLMIERFMALACEPGAQLPQPYPRPSLAIDPVSREAALAKFGLSLDRPVLALCPGAEFGESKRWPAEHYAQVAEAKIRDGWQVWLFGSKKDHPVGEDIRSRLIPGLREESVNLSGDTSLAEAIDLLSCADSVVSNDSGLMHVAAALNRPLVAVYGSTSPGFTPPLADKVEVVRLGIECSPCFDRTCRFGHYNCLRQLMPLSVNEALERLQGTPVEVK, translated from the coding sequence ATGAATATTCTGATCGTTGGGCCCAGCTGGGTCGGTGACATGGTGATGGCGCAGACACTGTTCCAGTGCCTGAAACAGCGTCATCCACAGTGCGAAATCGACGTCCTGGCTCCAGAGTGGAGTCGGCCGATTCTTGAGCGTATGCCCCAAGTGCGCAAGGCCTTGAGCTTCCCGCTCGGCCACGGCGTGCTGGAATTGGCGACCCGTCGACGCATCGGTAAATCCCTGGCCGGTCAGTACGACCAGGCGATCCTGCTGCCCAATTCCCTGAAGTCGGCGCTGGTGCCGTTCTTCGCCGGGATCCCCAAGCGTACCGGCTGGCGCGGCGAGTTCCGTTACGGTCTGCTCAATGACGTACGCACGTTGGACAAAGACCGCTACCCGCTGATGATCGAGCGCTTCATGGCCCTGGCCTGCGAGCCGGGTGCCCAGTTGCCCCAACCGTATCCGCGCCCCAGCCTTGCGATCGATCCGGTCAGCCGTGAGGCGGCGCTGGCCAAGTTCGGCTTGAGCCTGGACCGCCCGGTGCTGGCTCTGTGTCCGGGGGCCGAATTTGGTGAGTCCAAGCGCTGGCCGGCGGAGCATTACGCCCAGGTCGCCGAGGCGAAGATTCGCGACGGCTGGCAAGTCTGGCTGTTCGGCTCGAAAAAAGATCACCCGGTAGGCGAGGACATCCGCTCGCGGCTGATCCCGGGCCTGCGCGAGGAGTCGGTGAACCTCAGCGGCGATACGTCCCTGGCGGAGGCGATCGACTTGCTGTCCTGCGCCGATTCCGTGGTGTCCAACGACTCCGGCCTGATGCACGTGGCTGCGGCCCTGAACCGCCCGTTGGTGGCGGTCTACGGTTCCACCTCGCCAGGCTTCACGCCACCGCTGGCCGACAAGGTCGAAGTCGTGCGCCTGGGCATCGAGTGCAGCCCGTGCTTCGACCGCACCTGCCGCTTCGGTCATTACAACTGCCTGCGCCAGCTCATGCCGCTGTCGGTGAACGAAGCCTTGGAGCGTTTGCAAGGCACACCCGTGGAGGTTAAGTAA
- the waaC gene encoding lipopolysaccharide heptosyltransferase I encodes MRVLLIKTSSLGDVIHALPALTDAARAIPGIKFDWVVEEGFAEIPTWHPAVGKVIPVAIRRWRKNLWQTIKSGEWRRFKQSMRGEKYDLVIDAQGLLKSAWLTRYVKAPVAGLDKHSAREPLAARFYSRRLAVARSQHAVERVRQLFALALGYDLPKTQGSYGLNVDRLVELPRKYPYVVFLHGTTWESKHWPELYWRQLTERMGQLGVVVKLPWGNPLEKARAERIAKGLRNVEVLPKLNLGGVGKVLAGAQACVAVDTGLGHLAAALDVPTISLLGPTNPQLTGAYGKSQIHLASDFPCAPCMQKQCTYPPTAEDARRFDLKREQPLCFTRLNPERVASHLSTLLAEEPR; translated from the coding sequence TTGCGGGTATTGCTGATCAAGACCTCTTCGCTGGGGGATGTGATTCACGCGCTGCCGGCGCTGACTGACGCGGCGCGGGCGATTCCCGGCATTAAATTCGATTGGGTGGTGGAAGAAGGTTTCGCTGAAATCCCAACCTGGCACCCGGCCGTGGGCAAGGTCATCCCAGTGGCGATTCGTCGCTGGCGCAAGAACCTCTGGCAAACCATCAAGAGCGGCGAGTGGCGACGTTTCAAGCAGAGCATGCGCGGCGAAAAGTACGACCTGGTCATCGACGCCCAAGGCCTGCTGAAAAGCGCCTGGCTAACCCGTTACGTCAAGGCCCCGGTCGCTGGCCTGGATAAGCACTCGGCACGCGAACCCTTGGCCGCGCGTTTCTATTCGCGCCGCCTGGCGGTGGCCCGTAGTCAGCACGCGGTTGAGCGCGTGCGGCAGTTGTTTGCCCTGGCGCTGGGGTATGACCTGCCCAAGACCCAGGGCAGCTATGGCCTGAACGTCGATCGCCTGGTCGAATTGCCGCGCAAATATCCCTATGTGGTGTTCCTGCACGGCACGACGTGGGAATCCAAGCATTGGCCGGAGCTCTACTGGCGTCAACTCACCGAACGCATGGGCCAGCTCGGCGTGGTGGTGAAGCTGCCGTGGGGCAACCCGCTGGAGAAAGCCCGGGCCGAGCGGATCGCCAAGGGCCTGCGCAATGTCGAGGTGCTGCCGAAACTGAACCTGGGCGGCGTCGGCAAGGTGCTCGCCGGGGCCCAGGCCTGCGTGGCAGTGGATACCGGTCTCGGGCATCTGGCCGCAGCCCTGGACGTGCCGACCATTTCGCTGCTGGGCCCGACCAATCCGCAGCTGACCGGCGCCTATGGCAAGAGTCAGATTCACCTGGCCAGCGATTTCCCTTGCGCGCCCTGCATGCAGAAACAATGCACTTACCCGCCGACCGCCGAAGATGCCCGGCGATTTGACCTGAAACGCGAGCAGCCCCTGTGCTTCACGCGTCTGAACCCCGAGCGTGTTGCCAGCCACCTGAGCACGTTATTGGCTGAGGAGCCGCGCTGA
- a CDS encoding glycosyltransferase family 4 protein translates to MQLAFVLYKYFPFGGLQRDFMRIALECQQRGHQIRVYTLIWEGDVPPGFEVLVAPVKALFNHRRNEKLSAWMEADLAKRPVDRLIGFNKMPGLDVYYAADGCFEDKAQNLRNSLYRRWGRYRHFAEYERAVFAKDAKTDVLMISEVQQPLFIKHYGTPLERFHLLPPGIALDRRRPADADEVRAAFRAEFELADDDLLLVQIGSGFKTKGVDRSLKALAALPTELRKRTRLFVIGQDDPKVFQLQSAALGLGENVRFLKGRSDIPRFLLGADLLIHPAYNENTGTVLLEALVAGLPVLVSAVCGYAHYIAEADSGLVLDEPFEQAQLTEYLGRMLSDADARTAWSRNGLAFAETADLYSMPQHAADVILAEHAQ, encoded by the coding sequence ATGCAATTGGCTTTTGTCCTTTACAAGTACTTCCCCTTCGGAGGCTTGCAGCGTGATTTCATGCGCATCGCCCTGGAATGCCAGCAACGCGGTCACCAGATCCGCGTCTATACGCTGATCTGGGAAGGTGACGTCCCACCGGGCTTCGAAGTGCTGGTGGCGCCGGTCAAGGCGCTGTTCAACCACCGCCGCAACGAGAAACTCAGCGCGTGGATGGAAGCCGACCTGGCCAAGCGCCCGGTGGATCGTTTGATCGGCTTCAACAAGATGCCCGGCCTGGACGTGTATTACGCCGCCGACGGCTGTTTCGAAGACAAGGCGCAGAACCTGCGTAACTCGCTGTACCGGCGTTGGGGCCGCTACCGGCACTTCGCCGAGTATGAGCGGGCGGTGTTCGCCAAGGATGCCAAAACCGACGTGCTGATGATCTCCGAAGTCCAGCAGCCGCTGTTCATCAAGCACTACGGCACGCCGCTGGAACGCTTTCACCTGCTGCCGCCGGGCATCGCCCTGGACCGGCGTCGGCCCGCCGATGCCGACGAAGTCCGTGCTGCATTCCGTGCCGAATTCGAGCTGGCCGACGATGACCTGCTGCTGGTGCAAATCGGTTCCGGGTTCAAGACCAAGGGCGTGGATCGCAGCCTCAAGGCCCTGGCCGCGTTGCCCACCGAGTTGAGAAAACGCACCCGGCTATTTGTAATTGGCCAGGACGACCCCAAAGTATTCCAACTCCAGAGCGCCGCGCTAGGGCTTGGTGAGAACGTGCGTTTCCTCAAGGGGCGCAGCGATATTCCGCGTTTCCTGTTGGGTGCCGACCTGTTGATCCATCCGGCGTACAACGAGAACACCGGCACCGTATTGCTCGAGGCGCTGGTGGCCGGGTTGCCGGTGTTGGTCAGCGCGGTGTGTGGGTACGCCCATTACATCGCCGAGGCCGACAGCGGCCTGGTGCTCGACGAGCCATTCGAACAGGCCCAGCTCACCGAATACCTGGGGCGTATGTTGAGCGACGCTGACGCACGGACGGCCTGGAGCCGCAACGGGCTGGCCTTCGCCGAGACGGCCGACCTCTACAGCATGCCGCAGCACGCGGCCGATGTGATATTGGCGGAGCACGCGCAATGA
- the rfaP gene encoding lipopolysaccharide core heptose(I) kinase RfaP: MKLMLAEPFKSLWAGRDAFAEVEALKGEVYRELEARRTLRTEVDGRGFFVKIHRGIGWGEIFKNLLTAKLPVLGAGQEWKAIQRLQEVGVPTMTAVAYGEKGSNPADQHSFIVTEELAPTVSLEDFSIDWAKQPPQPTLKRALIAEVARMTGMMHRAGVNHRDCYICHFLLHTDKPVTPGDFKLSVIDLHRAQTRPAITTRWRNKDLAALYFSALDIGLTRRDKLRFLKGYFQQPLRRILAEEASLLAWLEGKANKLYARKQRYGDAL, from the coding sequence ATGAAATTGATGCTGGCCGAACCGTTCAAGAGCCTTTGGGCCGGGCGCGATGCGTTCGCCGAAGTCGAGGCGCTCAAGGGCGAGGTCTATCGCGAACTGGAAGCCCGGCGCACCTTGCGCACGGAGGTGGATGGTCGCGGCTTTTTCGTGAAGATCCACCGGGGCATTGGCTGGGGCGAAATCTTCAAGAACCTGCTCACCGCCAAGCTACCGGTACTCGGCGCAGGGCAGGAGTGGAAAGCCATCCAGCGTTTGCAGGAAGTCGGTGTGCCGACCATGACCGCCGTTGCGTATGGCGAGAAGGGCAGCAACCCGGCGGATCAGCACTCCTTTATCGTCACCGAAGAGCTGGCGCCGACCGTCAGCCTCGAAGATTTCAGCATCGACTGGGCCAAGCAGCCACCGCAGCCGACGCTCAAGCGTGCACTGATCGCCGAAGTCGCGCGCATGACTGGCATGATGCACCGCGCCGGGGTCAACCATCGCGACTGCTACATCTGTCACTTTCTGCTGCACACCGACAAACCGGTGACGCCTGGGGATTTCAAACTCTCGGTGATTGACCTGCACCGCGCCCAGACCCGTCCGGCCATCACCACTCGCTGGCGCAACAAAGACCTCGCGGCGCTGTATTTTTCGGCGCTGGACATCGGTCTGACCCGTCGCGACAAGCTGCGTTTCCTCAAGGGCTACTTCCAGCAGCCGCTGCGCCGGATCCTGGCTGAAGAGGCTTCGCTGCTGGCCTGGCTCGAAGGCAAGGCCAACAAGCTTTATGCCCGTAAACAACGGTACGGGGACGCGCTCTGA
- a CDS encoding lipopolysaccharide kinase InaA family protein codes for MSGWTLEPAYAELTEDFGSLEAVFALQGERLTRDPLSEVIRVQRNGVNYYIKRYVGAGKGLRRYLGRPRVKSEWQNLKRFAKWGIPTAEIVAWGLERNGAAYARGAMITRELPHTEDLSALAERHDSRLTDRAWVDRVSQQLAGYTRTMHDHRFTHNDLKWRNLLIDDQSKLFLIDCPNGDFWRGFWLKYRITKDLACLDKVAKYHLSATQRLRFYLQYRQHDRLDACDKKRIRHVVRFFEGRE; via the coding sequence ATGTCGGGTTGGACGCTGGAGCCGGCCTATGCCGAGCTGACAGAGGATTTTGGCAGTCTCGAAGCGGTGTTTGCCCTGCAAGGGGAGCGTTTGACCCGCGACCCGCTCTCAGAGGTGATCCGGGTGCAGCGCAACGGCGTGAATTATTACATCAAGCGCTACGTCGGGGCGGGCAAGGGCTTGCGCCGTTACCTGGGCAGGCCGCGAGTCAAGTCCGAATGGCAGAACCTCAAGCGCTTCGCCAAGTGGGGCATCCCTACCGCCGAAATCGTCGCCTGGGGCCTGGAGCGAAACGGCGCGGCCTATGCCCGTGGCGCGATGATCACCCGCGAACTGCCGCATACCGAAGACCTCTCTGCCCTGGCCGAGCGTCACGATTCGAGGCTGACAGATCGCGCCTGGGTCGACCGGGTCAGCCAGCAATTGGCCGGTTATACGCGGACCATGCACGACCATCGCTTCACCCATAACGATCTGAAGTGGCGCAACCTGCTGATCGATGACCAGTCGAAGCTGTTTCTGATTGATTGCCCGAACGGTGATTTCTGGCGCGGCTTCTGGCTCAAGTACCGCATCACCAAGGACCTGGCGTGCCTGGATAAAGTGGCCAAATACCACTTGTCGGCCACTCAACGCCTGCGCTTTTACCTGCAATACCGTCAGCACGACCGACTCGATGCGTGTGACAAGAAACGCATCCGTCACGTGGTGAGATTTTTCGAGGGGCGTGAATGA
- a CDS encoding lipopolysaccharide kinase InaA family protein — MTDFLAAEDRALLQRHGLDSFEALWARQLDAVDEPNTSGGGWSSVFRLELEGQGYYLKRQSNYLTRTLSHPFGEPSFSREFRNISRYRQLGIPALQAVFYGQRKVNGEVRAVLLTRALDGWDDLDSLLQRWPTLTAAQRTTILKACGQLARRLHGMHQVHGCFYPKHIFLQASDSGYQAQLIDLEKTRPLLFGQRDRIKDLEPLLRRASIWSHDDVRQLLSVYLDQPLDSALVDSWMTRLTIRRSHKEAR, encoded by the coding sequence ATGACTGATTTCCTGGCCGCTGAAGACCGGGCGTTGCTGCAACGTCACGGCCTGGACAGCTTTGAGGCCTTGTGGGCACGGCAACTGGACGCGGTGGATGAACCCAATACCTCGGGCGGTGGCTGGAGCAGCGTGTTCCGGCTGGAGCTGGAGGGGCAGGGCTATTACCTCAAGCGCCAGAGCAATTACCTGACCCGGACCTTGTCCCACCCGTTTGGCGAGCCGAGTTTTTCCCGGGAGTTTCGCAACATCAGCCGTTATCGCCAGTTGGGGATTCCGGCCCTGCAAGCGGTGTTCTATGGCCAGCGCAAGGTGAACGGCGAGGTGCGAGCGGTCTTGCTGACTCGTGCCCTGGACGGCTGGGATGACCTGGATTCACTGCTGCAGCGCTGGCCGACCCTGACGGCGGCGCAACGCACCACCATTTTGAAAGCCTGCGGCCAGTTGGCGCGGCGCCTGCACGGCATGCATCAGGTGCACGGTTGCTTCTATCCAAAACACATCTTTCTGCAAGCCAGCGACAGCGGTTACCAGGCGCAATTGATCGATCTGGAAAAGACCCGGCCACTGCTGTTCGGCCAGCGGGATCGGATCAAGGATCTGGAGCCATTGCTGCGTCGCGCCTCGATCTGGAGTCACGATGATGTGCGCCAATTGCTATCTGTCTATCTGGACCAGCCGCTCGACAGTGCGCTGGTCGACAGCTGGATGACCCGCCTGACCATCCGGCGCAGCCACAAGGAAGCCCGTTGA
- a CDS encoding lipopolysaccharide kinase InaA family protein, translating to MHLSELKNAGRSPSLPLSLELADAAGPAKLQLLSLLRVLPGQRYVGAGVWRGRPVLAKLLVGSKAARHFQRELQGVRLLAEQGLTTPLLLADGLKEGEGGWLLFELLEGAESLGDAWKQVEHLPLLADEQTAVLAEALGAIAQLHGKGLWQEDLHLDNLLRHDGKLYLIDGAGIRVETPGQPLSRQKVLENLGVFFAQLPKSLEPFNEELLVHYLLGNAEHALPMEALQKQIDKVHAWRLKDFLEKVGRECSLFSVQRGPFGLRAIRRDEEAAMIPVLEQADALLSQGHLYKTGGAASVGKVDVNGRPLVIKRYNIKNFAHWLKRFWRPSRAWHAWREGHRLAFLGIATPKPLALLEKRFLWMRRGAYLVTEHLSGPDIIERFAPYVESGEAPESELLALDRLFADLIRERISHGDFKGHNLFWQGDRWALIDLDSMCQHRTHASFASAYTRDRARFMRNWPQDSALYRVIDQRLPKTVDGVLST from the coding sequence ATGCACTTGTCCGAATTGAAGAACGCTGGCCGCAGTCCCAGCCTGCCCCTGAGCCTGGAGCTGGCCGATGCCGCCGGTCCGGCGAAGTTGCAGCTGCTTTCGCTGTTGCGGGTGTTGCCGGGGCAGCGTTACGTCGGTGCGGGCGTCTGGCGCGGCCGGCCGGTGCTGGCCAAGTTGTTGGTGGGCAGCAAGGCCGCCCGGCATTTTCAACGGGAACTGCAAGGCGTGCGCCTGCTGGCGGAGCAAGGGCTGACGACGCCGCTGTTGCTCGCCGATGGCCTGAAAGAGGGTGAAGGCGGCTGGTTGTTGTTCGAACTGCTCGAAGGCGCCGAGAGCCTGGGGGATGCCTGGAAACAGGTCGAGCACTTGCCATTGCTGGCTGACGAGCAAACGGCGGTATTGGCCGAAGCCCTGGGCGCCATTGCGCAACTGCACGGCAAAGGCTTGTGGCAAGAAGATTTGCACCTGGACAATTTGCTACGTCACGACGGCAAGCTCTATTTGATCGACGGTGCGGGCATTCGCGTCGAAACCCCAGGCCAACCGTTGTCGCGGCAGAAGGTGCTGGAGAATCTGGGGGTGTTTTTCGCCCAATTGCCCAAGTCCCTCGAACCGTTCAATGAAGAATTGTTGGTGCACTACTTGCTGGGCAACGCCGAGCACGCGCTGCCGATGGAAGCCCTGCAAAAACAGATCGACAAGGTCCATGCCTGGCGGCTGAAGGACTTTCTGGAAAAGGTTGGGCGCGAGTGCAGCCTGTTCAGCGTGCAGCGCGGGCCGTTCGGCCTGCGGGCGATCCGGCGCGATGAAGAAGCGGCCATGATACCGGTGCTGGAGCAGGCTGATGCCTTGCTCAGCCAGGGCCATCTGTACAAGACCGGTGGCGCGGCGAGCGTCGGCAAAGTCGATGTCAACGGTCGTCCCCTGGTGATCAAGCGCTACAACATCAAGAACTTCGCCCACTGGCTCAAGCGCTTCTGGCGCCCGAGCCGCGCCTGGCATGCCTGGCGCGAAGGCCATCGCCTGGCTTTCCTCGGCATCGCCACGCCCAAGCCGCTGGCCTTGCTGGAAAAGCGTTTCCTGTGGATGCGCCGTGGCGCTTACCTGGTGACTGAGCACCTGTCGGGCCCCGACATCATCGAGCGTTTCGCTCCCTACGTGGAAAGCGGCGAAGCCCCGGAATCCGAATTGCTGGCACTGGACCGGCTGTTTGCCGACCTGATACGCGAGCGCATCAGCCACGGTGACTTCAAGGGCCACAACCTGTTCTGGCAGGGGGATCGATGGGCATTGATCGACCTGGATTCCATGTGCCAACACCGCACCCACGCCAGCTTCGCCTCGGCCTACACCCGGGATCGCGCGCGGTTCATGCGCAATTGGCCGCAGGACAGTGCGTTGTATCGGGTGATTGATCAGCGGCTGCCTAAAACAGTCGATGGCGTCTTATCTACCTGA